The Lycium barbarum isolate Lr01 chromosome 10, ASM1917538v2, whole genome shotgun sequence genome includes a region encoding these proteins:
- the LOC132614420 gene encoding premnaspirodiene oxygenase → MQHKFKASPNTLVINSPKMQFFSLASSFLFLSFLFLLRKWKNSNSQSKKLPPGPWKLPLFGSMFHMVGGLPHHVLRDLAKKYGPLMHLQLGEVSAVVVTSPDMAKEVLKTHDIAFASRPKLLAPEIVCYNRSDLAFCPYGDYWKQMRKICVLEVLSAKNVRSFSSIRRDEVHRLVNFIQSSSGEPVNFTERLFLFTSSMTCRSAFGKVFKEQDKFIQLIKEVIGLAGGFDVADIFPSLKFLHVLTGMEGKIMNAHHKVDAIVEDVINEHKKNLAIGKTNGALGGEDLIDVLLRLMNEGGLQFPITNNNIKAIIFDMFAAGTETSSSTLVWAMVQMMKNPTILAKAQAEVRDAFKGKETFDENDVEELKYLKLVVKETLRLNPPVPLLVPRECREETDINGYTIPVKTKVMVNVWALGRDPKYWDDAESFKPERFEQCSVDFIGNNFEYLPFGGGRRICPGINFGLANVYLPLAQLLYHFDWKLPTGMEPKDLDLTELVGVTAARKDDLFLVATPYQPLPK, encoded by the exons ATGCAACACAAGTTTAAAGCATCACCGAACACACTAGTTATTAACTCTCCCAAAATGCAATTCTTCAGCTTGGCTTCCAGCTTCCTTTTTCTGTCCTTTCTATTTTTGCTAAGGAAATGGAAGAACTCCAATAGCCAATCCAAAAAATTGCCTCCAGGTCCATGGAAATTACCTTTATTTGGAAGTATGTTTCATATGGTTGGTGGACTTCCTCATCACGTCCTTAGAGATTTAGCCAAAAAATATGGACCACTTATGCACCTTCAACTTGGTGAAGTTTCTGCCGTTGTTGTTACTTCTCCTGATATGGCAAAAGAAGTACTAAAAACTCATGACATCGCGTTCGCATCTAGGCCTAAACTTTTGGCCCCGGAGATTGTATGTTACAACAGGTCTGACCTTGCGTTTTGTCCTTATGGTGATTACTGGAAACAAATGCGTAAAATTTGCGTCTTGGAAGTACTGAGTGCCAAGAATGTCCGGTCATTTAGCTCGATTAGACGCGATGAAGTGCATCGCCTAGTTAATTTTATCCAGTCATCATCCGGTGAGCCGGTTAATTTTACTGAAAGGCTGTTTTTGTTCACAAGTTCCATGACATGTAGATCAGCATTTGGGAAAGTGTTCAAGGAACAGGACAAATTTATACAACTAATCAAAGAAGTGATAGGCTTAGCAGGAGGGTTTGATGTGGCTGACATTTTCCCATCATTGAAGTTCCTCCATGTGCTTACTGGAATGGAGGGTAAAATTATGAATGCTCACCATAAGGTAGATGCAATTGTTGAGGATGTCATCAATGAGCACAAAAAGAACCTTGCAATTGGGAAAACCAATGGTGCATTAGGAGGTGAAGATCTAATTGATGTCCTTCTAAGACTTATGAATGAGGGAGGCCTTCAATTTCCTatcaccaacaacaatatcaaagcTATTATCTTT GACATGTTTGCTGCCGGAACAGAGACTTCATCGTCAACACTTGTGTGGGCTATGGTGCAAATGATGAAAAATCCAACTATACTAGCGAAAGCTCAAGCAGAAGTAAGAGATGCATTCAAAGGAAAAGAAACTTTTGATGAAAATGATGTCGAGGAGTTGAAATACTTAAAGTTAGTCGTTAAAGAAACTCTGAGACTTAATCCACCGGTTCCACTTTTGGTCCCAAGAGAATGTAGGGAAGAGACAGACATAAACGGCTACACTATCCCTGTGAAGACAAAAGTTATGGTTAACGTTTGGGCATTGGGAAGAGATCCAAAATATTGGGATGACGCAGAAAGCTTTAAGCCGGAGAGATTTGAGCAGTGCTCTGTGGACTTTATTGGTAATAATTTTGAATATCTTCCCTTTGGTGGTGGAAGGAGGATTTGTCCCGGGATAAATTTTGGTCTAGCTAATGTTTATTTGCCGTTGGCTCAATTGCTATATCACTTCGACTGGAAACTCCCTACTGGAATGGAGCCAAAAGACTTGGACTTGACTGAATTGGTTGGAGTAACTGCCGCCAGAAAAGACGACCTTTTCTTGGTTGCGACTCCTTATCAACCTCTTCCAAAATGA